The following coding sequences lie in one Anomaloglossus baeobatrachus isolate aAnoBae1 chromosome 7, aAnoBae1.hap1, whole genome shotgun sequence genomic window:
- the LOC142245210 gene encoding syncytin-B-like yields the protein MTGKQMNNTWCAHKVMKGLLNLLYCVQSQTHFCIFPEGVFLVCGNRAHKWLSPDMRGVCTLARLTPATFIVPHSKVDVAAVPIHTLYKRAADNKPRPNGRPHVVEMGKANKVFSAIFIHPFLMQMWDKLVESTDYLDDQIFRVLEILNATNAIQKQLIVVTNQHTIVLDFVTAKDGGMCQIIGPACCHYIDPAGNLQVRADIQKTSELRDNWLKEHDANKDSWWENTFSFMNPANWFKGLAGWVSGIIQTCMQILLFCLLLYIAVKTLIYALPKLMNNVCSKSPSIEPSVVYYGPQMASADGE from the coding sequence atgacgggaaaacaaatgaacaatacgtggtgtgctcataaagtcatgaaagggcttctgaatctgctttattgtgtacaaagtcaaactcacttttgtattttcccagagggagtgtttttggtttgtgggaatcgtgctcacaagtggctgagccctgacatgagaggggtttgcacacttgccagacttacaccagccactttcatagttcctcatagtaaagtagatgtagcagctgtcccaattcataccttgtataaacgagcagcagataataaaccccggccaaatggtaggcctcatgtagtagaaatgggaaaagcaaataaggtatttagtgctattttcatacaccctttcttaatgcaaatgtgggacaagctagtagagtccactgactacctggatgatcaaatttttcgggttcttgagattctaaatgctaccaatgctatacaaaaacaattaattgtagtcactaaccagcatactatagtgctagactttgtgacagcaaaagacggcggaatgtgtcaaataattggtcctgcctgttgccattacattgaccctgcaggcaacctccaggttagagcagatatacagaaaacaagtgaacttagggataattggttaaaagagcacgatgccaacaaggactcctggtgggaaaatacattttcttttatgaatccagccaattggtttaagggcctagcaggttgggtttctggcattatacaaacctgtatgcaaatattgttgttctgtctactgctttatatagctgtaaaaacattgatatatgcattacctaaactaatgaataatgtatgttctaagagtcccagcattgaaccctctgtagtttactatggaccccaaatggcctctgctgacggggagtag